TCGACTGCTGCAGCGACACGGGAATGCGTGTCGACCGCGCAATGCTATTTTCCTGTAGCTTGAGCGCCTCATCCGAGTGCTTTCCGCCCTTGCGGCGGTCCTTGCCTGCCATCTTCTGTcagcggcacgcagcggcgggGGTGGAAGCGGTCGGCGCAGCGAAATTTCTTTTCGGGCACGTGGCAATGTGGAGGTCCTAAAAAGAAAGGGCAAAAAGGAATGACCGAGACCCGATTCGAACGGATAACCTTCTGGAGACTCCACTGTCAAGACAAAGTCTTCAACATGCTGGAATCAGACGCGCTACCGTTGCGCCACTCAGCCAAATTCATTTGGTACGTGCAAGTATTGCATCTTTGTACCTGCTTTAGTTCGCTACGTGTAGTGCTTAAAGTAGTCGTACTGGCTAAAGAACTTTTTGGCGTCGGTTGTTTCCTCGCCAgggccgcgcgtcgcgcgcccaCGCTTGATTCCGCGAGCGGACTCTTGTTTTTCGCGGAGGACGcggtcctcgcgcagccacgccagcgcaaggtcgagcagcgagaCTTCGGACGCGTTTGCGGCATCTGCGtgcatcgcctcgcgcagcggcgcgggcaGCGATGCTTGCAGCTGGTCCGGAAGCGTCGAGTCCAAGCGGATGGGCCACGGCAGCGGGAGGTCGGTCGTCGTGCGGCCCAGCTGCAAGTGCACCAAGTTGGTAGGGAAATGGTGGATGCCGTCGAAGATGTGCGTTGCATAGACGATCGTCGCACCGCGCTCGATGCTCTCTTCCTTCAAAaagtcgagcaggtcgcaGCGCACCTGgacgtcgaggtcgaccgTGActtcgtcgagcagcagcaaaCGCCACGGCTCCATCAGGCCCATGCACAGCTGCAcacgtcggcgctcgccatcgCTGATCGCATGCATCCTCCACGAGAGATCCACATCAAGCAAATCCAGCAGacgatcgcggcgctcgctgtAGCGGAATCCGCCGACCGAGTTGAGAAAGTGCTCGACGGTAatgtcgctgcgcaccaccgGATTCATCGCCCACTCGGTGCCCAGATAGGTAAtgcctcgcggcggcgagtgAAACACATCCTTGCCAAACACCTTGATGTTGGCATTGCACAGGCGCTtgccggcgagcaggcgcagcagggtGCTTTTTCCTGCGCCATTGGCACCAATCAACAAGCACCGTGCGCCCGGAGGAAGCTGCAGTGTGCAcccctcgagcgcctgcgcggccCCCGCCGCAAACTGGTATTGTAAATTGTGTacgtcgaccgcgaggaCGCCCGAATCCAACTGTACGTCCGCCATGGTGCACCGTGTGTTGgtccgcgcgccgcttACTAATCAAGGAAGCCGCTCCCGGCTTGATGGGGCTATATCTATACAACTTGGATGGCATAACTTGGTCGTTCTCAAGCTCCTGTCCAAACCGTGCAGGGTCATCAGGTGGTTCGCATTGTGGGCGACTGAGTCTGTTGTTGTTGTTGCTGCAGACTCCTGCGCTTATTTTTGGCCATCTCTTTCTTGAGCGCCGGTCCATCGAGCGGCTTTAGCAGTTCAAAAGCACACAAAAGGTCCTCCGACACGCTCATCACAGCGCCAAAGTTGTCGAATTCGCCGCAGTAATTCGGTGCGCTGAAGATGGTCACGAGCGTGCGTTCGTTCCAGAACTCGTAGccgtcctcgacgaccaTGTGTGCGCGGCAGATCAGGTCAAAGTCGTACTGGGCCAGGAACTGCTGGATGACGGCTTTGCCGAAGCAGTAGCTCACACCGCGCTCGTTATCCTCCCAGTCGAGTGCCGTGTCGCTCGGGTCGCTCCACAAGAGGTCGTTCAGCAGGCCATAgtccggcacgccggtcgggcgctcgatgcgccgaATGTCGTCCATGTTGGAGAGCGAGGGAGAGAGGCCGCCGTGCACACAAAAGATCTTGGAAGCGACGATCGCAGCGATGGGGAGCGTGTTGAACACGTCGATAAACGTCTTCCAAATCTTGATGTTGAGGCGCCGCTTGCATTCGTCGTAAAAGCCATAGACGCGCGTCACGTTGGCGCATTCGTGattgccgcgcagcaggaaAAAGTTTTCGGGGTACTTGATTTTGTAGCAGAGCAGCAGCAGAATCGTCTCGAGCGACTGCTTGCCACGGTCCACATAGTCGCCAAGCAGCAGGTAGTTGGAGGACGGGGGGAAGCCGCACATGTCAAACAGGCGCAGCAAGTCCTGGTACTGCCCGTGCGTGTCGCCAACAATCTTCACCGGGGGACTCAGCTCGATCAGCGTCGGCTGGCTGAGGAACACTTCCCGTGCCGCTTGGCATACGGCCATGATCTCGGGCACCTTGAGCGCGGGCTTGGGCATCTTGCTCGAGTACCCAGCCTCAAGCAGACGCGCAATCATATCGTCAATGTCAAAGGTCTTGACACCATCCGCGCTCtgcacgctcgtcgacatcggcgaggcgcccgtGAACGAGTTCGGCCCCGGAGAGCTCGACGGCCACGTCCCGATCGGCACTGCGCCCGAGCGGGGgtccggcgagcgcaccggccCGCTGGACGACTTCTTGGGGCCTTGGggcacggcgagcgtcggctgCGAGCCTTCGGGCCGAGTCGCGCCCGGCTCGGGACTGTCTTTGGCTTCATCcaggctcgggctcggcagCTCGACGGACGGCATCGCCGGCGTCTTGTTTGTGCGCGTGCGGTTGTTGCGCGCAATCGTCGGCGTCTCTGCAGCGCtggcggtcgccgaggtggGAGGAGGCGGCGTTGCCTCCATGCTGCTGCTCCCTTCCGCGCCATCACCCTGGCGCACGGACGAGAACGAGTCGCGCGATATAGTACTCGATGCATCCTGTGCATCATCTCCTTTCTCCTCCTGACTCCGGCCCTTTCCACGTTTCGACACCCCGCTCATCATCTTCCCGAAAGAGCGCAACATGGTGGCGTAGGTACTCGGAAAACAGGTGCTTTCTAGGTAACGAGTTTCCTCTCACGCCTAACCTCTAGTCCGGAAATGATCTGTGCTGGGAAACGCCGAAAATCGAGGCGCCCCTGATCCACTCGACGTGGTACGTTGgcaggcgcacgctgcaccgcTCGCCGGCACGGCTCGTTCCGTGCGGAGAGGGTTTGTTGTGCACCAATCAGATGTGCTTTTCGTAATCATGACATAATTGTCTGTGGAGCTGCCCACGCTACGTTCCCCAGAAACGGTCGCCCATCTGGCCGCAGCCCGGGGTGATGGCAaagacgacgcgctccgtctcgggctcgtccgagtcggagTCGTCGAGGGCCGAGGAGAGCGCctttgcgcggcgctgatGCTGTGTAGTGGGCCATACAAACTTTCGTAGACCGGGATCGACAGAGCCagcgacgatgcgcacACCAGGGAAGGCATGCTGGAGGGCCCACActccgccgcgcgccgaggcgaggagcgtgaGGAGGATGATTTGGTTTTCGGGTACGCCatggtcgagcagcacacGCACGGCCATGaatgcggccgcgccggtgccgatcTGCGCGTCGGAAAGAAGCACATAGGTCTTCTCCgcactcgcgcgcgtccgcaCAAACGACGggaggcgcaccgcgtAGAGAAGGGGGCGATAGTTGCTGTCCGAGCTCTGGATCAGGAGCGAGCCGAGGGCAAGGGCGGGgaaggcgcggcgcagtggcgcctcgaggatcgcgccgctgcgcaggaTTGAGACGCCGCAGATGTGCTCGACGTCCATCTCGACACCGGTATAGGACCCGCCGGTGTGCAGCGGCACGGTCTTGGAGCGGTACGGGAGGAGCGACATGGCGGTTTCGACGACGTGTGCGCCGATACGCTTGCACGCGTACGCAAACTcgcccgagcgcgtgtCGGCATTGTGCAGGATCGTCtggaggccgagcagctgtGCAGTCTGCGGCACGACCATCACGTTCGGTgggagcggcgcgacttcgtgcacgtccgccaggcgcagcaccgcctcgctgccctcgagccgcggcggctTAGAGAAGGGCTCGTGCTGCACTACATGCAGCGGCTCGCCTTGCACCGAGTCGCCGATCACGACCCTTGCCATGGGAAATGCGTGTGGCTCGCCAGTGGCGATCGTGCGGGGTATGGAGCGGTTCAGCTGGCACGAGTAGCTGCGTGTGAGGTGCTTGGCGATGTGCTGCGCAATCACGTCGATGGCCACGGCATTGTTCGCGCCGGGCACAATGATAtccgcgtggcgcgccgaggaacCGACTGTTGTGAGAAAAAGCGCGACCTACCAAAGGTATCAAACGACGGCTTGACGAAGCGCATGTACTGGTCGAGCACACCCTCGACCGAgcgcccgcgctcgaggataTCGCGGCGGATGCGCCGGGCGAGCATAATGTCTGGGTCGGTCTGCACAAAGATCTTgaggtcgagcaggtcgcgcagATTCTCGTCCTGGAGCACAAAGATGCCCTCGACGACAATCACCGCATGGCCGTACAGGTAGGTCgactcggcggtgcgctggtGCTGCGTAAAGCTGTACACGGGGATctggacggcgcgcgactgcttcagctcgcgcacgcactgcacgagcagctcctggTCGATCGCGCTGGGATGGTCAAAGTCGAAGTTTTGCGCAAACGCGAGCTTGGTCTGTGCCGGGGTAAGCGGGCGGTAGAACGCGTCCTGGGACACGATCGCGACCCACGGCACGTCCGGCAGGAGCCGCAGAATTTCCTTGGCGATCGACGTTTTCCCACTCGCGCTTCcccccgcgacgccgacaaTGTACGGTGGGATggggcggccgtcggcgtcgtACCAGGGCTGGCGGCCCGCCTCAGCCATTACGGTCCTGTTTTAGCGAAGGATACGTACGTCTTGCtgtacgagcgccgcggctgcgtcATGCCggggctcggcgcgggctcgtgcatcgcgcggctaggccgcggcgtgtgTGTGcctgccgcggccgcgccacggagctgctgcaccggcgtgccgctccGCGAGAGGTCCtcctgcggcgtgcggatGCCCGACATGGCCATGTGGAGAAAAAGGGCGGAATTCACTATACAGTTTCGCCTAGGGGATGGTCTTGCAGCGGTGACGAAGGAAGCGACGATCCGCTgggccgcgagcggctgGGCGACCCGGGCTGCAggtgctcctgcgcctgcgcctgagcctcgagcagcgcggcttttcggcgcttgcgctccatgcgctcgatcgcacgctcctcgagagCGAGTTTCacctggcgctcgaccacCTCCGTCTTtcgcgtgcgcctgccTCCCTGCCAGATGAGGATGCCGGCCATGGCGTTGCACGACAAGGAGCATGTGATGATCGTCGCGGTGAGCGCCGTAGGGCGGCGTTCGTAGTATATGCCCCACGTAATCCCACCGAGCGTGCCTTGGAGGACCGAGTGGCAGTCCAGCAAGATGACGATCGTCATCATGAGGCGCAGCGGAAACGGGCAGTGCGTCGCCGTCTCGCAGTAGCGGTAAAAGGTATGCGATGCGTggaagaggcgctggtGGTGCTGCAGCGTTGCCTGCTCGGTCGGCGTGAGGACCGACACCTCGCCGGTGTCCTTGTCGacgagcgagtcgagcgacggGGAGCGCTTTAGGCGCTCCTTTTGCAGCTCGTCTGGTGCGTGCCGCACCGCACCAGGCTGTCCGGGAAGCGGCCCAAAGAAGTTCTCGACGCCGTACACCTCTTTTGCGTGGCCGCCGGTGGCGTGCTTCACGCCGAGGgccgcgaggtgcttgGTCGGCTCGGTGagctccttggccttgccgccctcttcctcttccgGCGCGGCACTGGTACCGTCTTTCGAGgcgagcatgcgctcgatgcgccccTGCGAATACCGCGGCAGCTCGTTCTCGTTTTTGAGCTTGGGCAGGTGCAGCAAGCGCCGGCGCTTGTACGTCAAAAAGTGGTAGTGGGCAATGTACGCCATGCGGTACGTGTCTACCGCGCGGAACGGCGCAAAGCCGAGACCGACGGCCGCAAAGAGCGCACAGAGCACCTGGTCACAAATCTCGATCCAGTagcgctgcgtgtgcttgtcgccgacgtgcgcccAGGGAATAATAAGCAGCATAATAAGCATGCCCCAGCCGGTGATGAGCAGGCCGTAGGTCGTGAGAATAAAgccggtcggcgtgcgtaCAAAGTTCCAAAAGCCGCGGATCACACGCTTCGTCTTGCTCTTGTTCGTGAGCAGGTGCCGGATGTGGTGGTCGAGCTCTGCCCgctcgtccgcgtcgagaCTCCACCAGCGCTCGGTGTGTGGGTCGTCGTAGTCGTCGTCCGGGTactcgtcgagcgagtcgaTGTGTGCATCGACCTTATCGTCCGACGAAGTGCGtgtctcgctcgacgcaggcggcccgaggcgctcggcatccgccttgagctcgtgcggcgccgccgt
The Malassezia japonica chromosome 2, complete sequence genome window above contains:
- the URK1 gene encoding uridine/cytidine kinase (COG:F; EggNog:ENOG503NW7D), whose protein sequence is MSGIRTPQEDLSRSGTPVQQLRGAAAAGTHTPRPSRAMHEPAPSPGMTQPRRSYSKTTVMAEAGRQPWYDADGRPIPPYIVGVAGGSASGKTSIAKEILRLLPDVPWVAIVSQDAFYRPLTPAQTKLAFAQNFDFDHPSAIDQELLVQCVRELKQSRAVQIPVYSFTQHQRTAESTYLYGHAVIVVEGIFVLQDENLRDLLDLKIFVQTDPDIMLARRIRRDILERGRSVEGVLDQYMRFVKPSFDTFVGSSARHADIIVPGANNAVAIDVIAQHIAKHLTRSYSCQLNRSIPRTIATGEPHAFPMARVVIGDSVQGEPLHVVQHEPFSKPPRLEGSEAVLRLADVHEVAPLPPNVMVVPQTAQLLGLQTILHNADTRSGEFAYACKRIGAHVVETAMSLLPYRSKTVPLHTGGSYTGVEMDVEHICGVSILRSGAILEAPLRRAFPALALGSLLIQSSDSNYRPLLYAVRLPSFVRTRASAEKTYVLLSDAQIGTGAAAFMAVRVLLDHGVPENQIILLTLLASARGGVWALQHAFPGVRIVAGSVDPGLRKFVWPTTQHQRRAKALSSALDDSDSDEPETERVVFAITPGCGQMGDRFWGT
- the pzh1 gene encoding protein-serine/threonine phosphatase (EggNog:ENOG503NUEW; COG:T) — protein: MLRSFGKMMSGVSKRGKGRSQEEKGDDAQDASSTISRDSFSSVRQGDGAEGSSSMEATPPPPTSATASAAETPTIARNNRTRTNKTPAMPSVELPSPSLDEAKDSPEPGATRPEGSQPTLAVPQGPKKSSSGPVRSPDPRSGAVPIGTWPSSSPGPNSFTGASPMSTSVQSADGVKTFDIDDMIARLLEAGYSSKMPKPALKVPEIMAVCQAAREVFLSQPTLIELSPPVKIVGDTHGQYQDLLRLFDMCGFPPSSNYLLLGDYVDRGKQSLETILLLLCYKIKYPENFFLLRGNHECANVTRVYGFYDECKRRLNIKIWKTFIDVFNTLPIAAIVASKIFCVHGGLSPSLSNMDDIRRIERPTGVPDYGLLNDLLWSDPSDTALDWEDNERGVSYCFGKAVIQQFLAQYDFDLICRAHMVVEDGYEFWNERTLVTIFSAPNYCGEFDNFGAVMSVSEDLLCAFELLKPLDGPALKKEMAKNKRRSLQQQQQQTQSPTMRTT
- a CDS encoding uncharacterized protein (TransMembrane:4 (i461-483o495-516i700-722o728-750i); COG:U; EggNog:ENOG503Q3YG), whose amino-acid sequence is MSEPSANPPPSLRIKRATGAAGAAGRARSSSMGERMTRSDSAPAGHRPRGKSLGEKDAVPPGAMARAKGWLTAPFESHDESIPRSERRMDLARLVPFTSRTEAVPALPKYLSGTDAPQSILYPPSPAMQPNPSTGTTQSAPGRTPHLTIQVPEVVRGLEPVPPSPAVPETQSAPQSRRGSIATTVIGAASSMNPLPRISSMWGGRNDETQSHSSHPSDHDHDEESSSRHWSSYVTPSLWRRGSGTDELRRDDERLHSDRMVDYLDVLDPAVGVFNTLQDFSNSVMLPHIPWIYDRRPTINIGRVVGDTAPDDPMSPLSPVGPDDPRFETRSAPPAPDEAEGGEAMRPSRSQHSAISMPAAPDTEQPTAAPHELKADAERLGPPASSETRTSSDDKVDAHIDSLDEYPDDDYDDPHTERWWSLDADERAELDHHIRHLLTNKSKTKRVIRGFWNFVRTPTGFILTTYGLLITGWGMLIMLLIIPWAHVGDKHTQRYWIEICDQVLCALFAAVGLGFAPFRAVDTYRMAYIAHYHFLTYKRRRLLHLPKLKNENELPRYSQGRIERMLASKDGTSAAPEEEEGGKAKELTEPTKHLAALGVKHATGGHAKEVYGVENFFGPLPGQPGAVRHAPDELQKERLKRSPSLDSLVDKDTGEVSVLTPTEQATLQHHQRLFHASHTFYRYCETATHCPFPLRLMMTIVILLDCHSVLQGTLGGITWGIYYERRPTALTATIITCSLSCNAMAGILIWQGGRRTRKTEVVERQVKLALEERAIERMERKRRKAALLEAQAQAQEHLQPGSPSRSRPSGSSLPSSPLQDHPLGETV
- the CAF16 gene encoding CCR4-NOT regulatory complex component (COG:Q; BUSCO:EOG09263X4B; EggNog:ENOG503NV4A) — protein: MADVQLDSGVLAVDVHNLQYQFAAGAAQALEGCTLQLPPGARCLLIGANGAGKSTLLRLLAGKRLCNANIKVFGKDVFHSPPRGITYLGTEWAMNPVVRSDITVEHFLNSVGGFRYSERRDRLLDLLDVDLSWRMHAISDGERRRVQLCMGLMEPWRLLLLDEVTVDLDVQVRCDLLDFLKEESIERGATIVYATHIFDGIHHFPTNLVHLQLGRTTTDLPLPWPIRLDSTLPDQLQASLPAPLREAMHADAANASEVSLLDLALAWLREDRVLREKQESARGIKRGRATRGPGEETTDAKKFFSQYDYFKHYT